The genomic DNA AAAGGCCAAGTGgcttgagctgctgctgctgctctgttctgttctggtgTTGCTGTATGATTTTCCCCCGACCACTTCATTTTCGGTGaggtttttcatattttttatcaGGTTCAGGGGCGAGCTGGAAAGGTCGATGGTTAAAGGTTCTAATGGGGATTGAACGCTGCTTGGTTGCAGTCGGTTTTAGCCGTTGGCCAGTGCATAAAATTGATTGAGAAATTGTACACGAAGTGGCAGGTTTTTTAGCTTTACCTTAGCGCCAGCCACCCCCTTGTTTGCTGAGATGACGAATGGGTGTCCCATATAGACAGAGGTAGAATATTCACAGCCATCTGTCCGGTTCTCGTGGTCGATCTTTGGACCAGCTTTGGGTCCTGTCTGGTCCTCTCTGGGCAGTGTCACAGCCAGTCTATTCAGACTTGTTTGGGCTGGCTCGAGTCCAGTCAATATTGCGGCCATTTGGCCAGAGAAAGCCAGAGCCGGGCCAAGTAACTCCCAACTTGTGCCATCTTGGACCACTTGCTCACcgatttcattatttattcaaGTTCGTAAAAGCAAACTTGCATATTGCCACTTCCCTCCAAGTACTGGGGCATGGAATCAccaaataataaattgtttctGCGGTTGTTTCTACACAACTCCATCCCAAAACCTattcctttgtttgtttgctctcaGTCCTTGAGATAGGCCGCAGCCCCACCCATAGCCACACGCCCATCCCCATCTGATGGTTGCTTATCCTTGGGCTTTGCCCATTTGCCTCTGCCATTCGAAGAGTTATCCTTATAGATTTGCAATCGGATGGAAAAacattgttttcatttaatttaaatgttgatATATCGTCCCACAACACAAGCTGTGGATGGATGCTCGTTTGCAAGGGTTTGTGTAGGGGcattataataatttgttaaacCTTTCTTAGACATCTTAGGCGTAAAAATTCGGAAGGCAATTGAGAATGCTATTTGGTGCGAAGGTTgtcaagcaattttcaaaccTCTTTGGTGAACACTGATGATGTTCCTGTTAATTTAGCAATCGTTAAGAAGATTCATCAAACCAAACCcccgccaaaaaaaagagccatGGAATATATTTTAGCTTTGTTTTTCGCCAGCTACTCCCAGATGACTTTCCTCTGCTGTCAGGCTGTTGTATCTTTGTGGCATGCCTGAGATAAAAATAGACGCAGAAGAGTGGCTTAAGTAAATGATtcctttgatttgctttgccaGGTGTCTGCGTCTATATTTCATTCGTTGTGGCACCGCCATCAATCAATTTCTCAGATAATTCACCCAAACATCACAATGCTGGTATGTCATTCGATGGCAGAAAGCCATCTAAATGTTGTCGTTGTCAACGGGGTCAGAGGCGTGCCattgcttaaataaataaattgtggaatatttttttgctagacaacaaaaaaaaacagctcaCATAATTAGGACAGACTCGGGTTGGTATTGACACTGCATAAAAAAGCTAAAACAAGAGGAAAAAAGTACGTACCAGATGATGGATTGTGTGTCGATGGACAGAAATTTGACTGCTGAAAGAGGGACATTTACCTGAACCCGAATGCTGTCCTCACAACACAATGATGTGGCTGGTAGAGGTCTAGGGTCTAGAGGGAAATGGGGGGGAGATTTGTATAAGGAAACAAGCTTTGGGTTTACAGAGCATTACTTATACGACTTGGGTGACATTGGGAGCACACATTGCGGTTAGATCTTATAGACATTTCCGGCTTGATGCACGCATGAATGTTAATGTTGATTGTGCCCCCCAACTTTTTGACTCGTGAcgccgccagccagccagccagccagccagccagtgggTGTAATGTCCTAGAAATTATGCCACAGACCGCCCCAACCCTGGCCCTAAAGGGGtcatgaaatattttgcttgTTGCCTGTCTATAACCAGGCCAAAGATCCGGAACACAGAGCCGTCTCGCTGACTCCGTCTGGCTCTTGGCTGTGCCAGAATTTTCATGGCGGAAAGATAAATTCGTACCGAACTCCACTTGACTTGAAAGTTGGCCCATTTAGATGGAAAGATTTGAGGCATGTGGCAAACTTCGAGTAGTTGGCATCTCAAAGGGTCTGATTGCTGAGCCACTCAAGAGCTGTGCCAGAGCCGCCGGCCATTTgcttaaaatcaaattaggTAAACGCAAAACCAGCATTTAAATGTCAGCTTGGGGCTGCAACCCGTTTACGTCAAAGTCAGTAATTTGATTTCCGTCTTTTAATTATCGCCCTTGACTTAAAGCTAGAGTTTCCATTGGCTGTTGTTGACTTATTTGGGCTCTTAAGACACCCAACTACACGTGTTGAACAAGTTCATGAACTTCAGCTGGCATAACTATGGGCTCGTCTTCCCTactccactctgctctgctctgctctgccctgtgCTGGCTGCCATCTGCGGCTTCACAGTTTTTCCGTGTCTTCCCCAGTCCTATCGTCGTTGCGTTGACGACATCCGGAGATATTTCTTttcactgcctctgctctgcctttcGCAGGCATTTCACTCGTCTCGTCTCCGCCGCATCAGATGGCACGTCAAAACGACTCGCACTGTGGGCATTGCAttattaaaagcaaatatacacatacacatataatatttttcacaattttgtGCTTTCAATTACCGAGAGGCagaacttttaattaaattcaccTTTCAGTGTTTTTTCTGGGGACTTTTCACAGATATTCTTGGTCGTGGCTAAGCCCTTTCTCCCAAAGGAatgttaaaataaaatcacCAATGGGTATGCTCTCCCATCTTTATGGGAATTACATTCACATTTCGGCCAGACTGTGTTCCCAGATTGTGTTGGTGGTTGCTCCGTGGCGTGCCAGTTGTTGGTATATTTTGACCCACAGTGCAGAATGGGATGACAGTCAACCATTGTGATGTCAGTTTTTGCAACGCCTggctgcccctgtccctgttcctgttcctgtccctgcccctttACCCCACACCCCTTGGGTATCCTAATGTCTATTTGGTTTCTTGGCACGACATGCCTTACGTCTTGTGATGAAAAACTTATCATAAAACTTTTGGCAAAACTGCAAAGTTGTCAAGGTTTTTGTCATTTGCCTGTCCTCTGCCCACAATCCCGTGCCCTTGCTCGATCTATCTATATGTTGCTCGTGCAGTGgttggcaaaaataaataattataaataacttaaaagcaGGAAAACGgtaaaatgccaaacaaacaaacagcaaaaaccaataaaCCAGACCCATACCATCCCGGCAGAGAGTTGTTGCTCGGCAAAGTATGCAATGAGAACACGCTACTCCCGGCCACATTCCCGATGATATCTCTGCTATAACGTTTAATTTGGTATGCTTTAATTGGCACTATAAACAGCTAATAAAATCGACAGTTCGCCGGAGAAAGACATTCCACTCGAAGTGGCCAATCGATGGCTCAAGAGCCATGGCCCACTccaagcaaacaataaaaacagttcaagtgttcatatgtacatacatttgtacatatgtatatgtatgtatgtacatgatATATGTACGAATGTCTagtgtttgtttggcttgctcattgtacaatatgtatgtcgtatgatttgtttgctttctctGGTGGCTGCCATTGACAGACTGCCATAAATATGAAACACACAATATGGCAGGCCAaaaactatgtacatacatacgtacatattcGGGGGTTACAtaaattcatacatacattagtTGACATCCAGGGCTCGTTCGAATCGAATCGTCGACTCGACCATCGACATAACAAACTGTACAGGTGCAGGCACAGGTACACGAAACAGTCTGTCCCTCGTCAAGGCAACGTTTGATGGAATGTCTGTCTCTGAAATGTCTTTTTTTCCCGCTCATAACTTTTCCGCTCCACTTCGATTCAGAGCGAGTGGCGGCTTCGACTTGCTGTCCCcctgaaatttaattaattagccaTCATTAAGAGACACAAAAAAGCTTTTTcatcaattaaataaacagaGCCATAGACAGACAAAGATATCGAATTCTGCTTCTACGGGGTAAGCAGTGGCCCAGGTGtaacagttttatttttattttccccaatttatatgtaaatgtttgaCAATTGCGGAGCGATTAGAGTTCACTAAGACTCTCTTATGTGGGCTTTCCGAGCAATTCAGAATAAGGTGGCATTTAGGCAACCAAATTCGGGGCATCCCATGCGGCGGTGCACACTTGTGGGATATAAACTTTGGCTGTAAATTTTTACAACCTTCAGTCCGATGGCAGAAGCATCGGGGCACCTGCCGGCGAATGCATCCCGCGGCAGACATTCGGCGTGTGGCtcaaaaacaaatccaactaAATGCCATTCATGCCAAATTACGGCAATCTGTTCGGACAGCAGAAGAATGTGggataatttatttaaataatttaaaatttaaggCTAGCCCCGCGGCCCcagaataaacaaaacaaagcgaaataATAGCAGCTGTGTCTAGTCAAGTCATTGCCGTAAGATAAGAACGGAGCCCTGGCCCTCCAGACAAAGAGACCGGGGCcaacaaaaggccaaaagtTAATGTGTGCCTAAGTAGCAGCTACATGGACGACCCCTGACACGGCTGCGCTAACACCCGTTGAGGAGGTGAAGCCGTCCAAATGGCCCACATCCGCCAAGTGCCAACTGCCGACTGCCAACAGCCGACTTCCAACAGCCGACTGCCGGATCCTATCTCATGTCGTCTCCTGCCTGGGTCCGGTCCTGTCCCGCTACGGATCGGTTGCTTTGTATGCGGCCACTGTGTTGATTACTTTGGGGAAATGTGCGTTAAAGGTAAACGGTGTGTACCTGTGCTGtcattttctgtttgcctcGACGTCTGATTTATATTCCCGCCCTCTTGGGCTTGCTCTGTCGTGATTCCTCCTCTTCAGTAAACTGTTTGCTATGATTTTCCGTAGTTATTACGTGGCCATAAATCATCGCACCCATTCAATAATAAACGTAAATTCCAATAAGGAAGCTGGGGACGACTCCCAGCCAAGGCATTGACTCAAttcttaaatatatatttaaatatgcagaaGTCAGAGTTTAAAGATTGTCCTTTTGACCGATTCGAGCTCTCAACAAGTTATTTTACCCTAATAAATACCTTTTCACTTGATGAttaattccattaaaaaatgCAGCTTTGACACAACAATCACGTTCAAGAGGCAACCTCACCCTAACGAACCCTAACGGCTAATGGACATTGTAcaagcttttatttatttatttatcaaggGTCTATGCTGTCAACACCGATACCCTGCAAAGTAAGcacgaaaatatatttattctgtcccccaaaagttttcaatcaatttgaataatttataaattggGAAACACAAGATTTTTTTATGGAATTCAATACAGAATTCGTCAGatattttcccttttgcagtcATATGCTTTAGCTCAGATTTATTGCACATTTCGTAcgttatttaaatgtttatctcTGGCATCATTGTCAGGTTATAGTAAAAGTAAAATCAATGATGGCTGTGAAACTGTGGAAATTAACCATCTTTTTATGGCCCGATTCAGGATTCCCTGCTCGGTGCCAAATCACAGACTCTTTTCCAgacaaatgaatggaaattaaattcaataatGGTCGTGGGACGTGGGTCGTGGGTCGTGGCGGGTGTCATTCCGGTTCGGATCGATGGCTTTGTATTTCAATTAACCATACGAACCGGTGACGCGGCCATAATGTCTTATTATGTTTGACTTGCGCTGGAAAACAATACAATTAAGCTGAAACCGACAGCCcgccagcagacagcagacaggcacTCGAGCGACTACTTCAGCCCCGAGAGCACAAAGAGCCCGATGCTCTCGCTGTTGCGTATGATTGTTCAAGTTTGGCCATTAAAAACGCATTAACATGGCACAATGGCTTGACAAATAACTCGAAATGCATTGGCTTTACGCACGGGCgttgcgcatacgccgtgtGCTCATGACAGCGTGAACGAGTGTCGCTTCATCctgttgaaatgaaaatgccttTTATCAGTGCAATTACGCTGCCATGTTGCTTACACGCCACCTCCCCCCGCAGAAGAGAGCAGGCCAAAACAGGCCACATCCATTCCAACCCATTTAAGGACTGGCATCTTCATTAAGCTGACATCTTTGCAGCTGACGGCTCCTGCGGCGTTGGACGACGACAACAGCCCAAAAATATAACCACTTTCAGGTGTCGCTTCACTTGTGTGCAGCTCGCcatgtctctctgtttgttcTCCTCCAAATATCTACTTGATTTATTAGTTACATCCTCGTCTTGGCTCTGTATCGTGGGTTAGCCGACACTATGCCCTCGAAGACCGTGTGGCATTTCTGCTTATCTGCACAGCAGGCACTCAGTTCTTCTCCATTCAGTTGTTTCCTTTGTACAAATTACTTTAACACTTTGCGCCCGCTGTTACGCGGAAGTGTTGTACAGCACGCACCCACAGGAGACACATTCCCCGGCATATTAAACTTTTTCTTTCAATCATAAAATCAGAACTTTCTACCCGTTTATGACATAATCAGTGAAAGCAcacgagccagagccagagtcacaGCCCGACCGGAAGAGTTCGAAAGggactagcagcagcagcagcacaaaagcgCCTCTGGCTGCAATTGTCTTGTCTTTTATAGttctgccagttgccagttgcacGACAGAGATGAGAAGAAGTTTCGATTAAATCAAATAACTGAATGTGGttcatttttttggggggtttcATGTGAGAATTAGCTTATGAGATAAGTCTATGATTATGGCAACTCTTGTAAAAACTCTCTTCAATTTGCAGCTTCATCCCTGTCCGACAGTATTCTCAGTCTTGTCACGTTGCCATCTCTGTTGGTGTTATGATCGCCTAAGGCCAACTACCAACTGCGATTTCATTTGGCACTTAagctggaactgggactgatttttattataaaaggGTTGCGTtgtagctgcagctccactcttgccccaagcacacacaccaacacacacacccttaGATGCGCCTCGTAAAGCGGCACGGAGTCAGCGGCATTAAATGGTATATAGTTTTATTGCTAATTCAGAGCTAACCGAAGATATTGTCATAGATTTTATGCCAGATACTGCTGCGCTGGAATATGGCGTTGGCCTGTCCCTCCTGCACGTACAGCTGGTACCGCTTGAGGGTGCCCGGGTCGGCGGGTCCCCAGTTGGGCAGCGGCTCAAAGGCTTTGCGAATGCGGGCGCAGAGGCTGAGATTAGAGGGCTGCCGCCGAACAGCGGGTATGGCCCAAAACAGTACTTGCCCCACGCCGAAGGCACTGAGGCACCAGCCAAAGACTGCAAATGGATACGATTAGCTGGGGGAACCATGAACCATAAAGGGCGTAATCTCACCGTATACACCGGATTGATAGGTGTAATCCTTGTACTTTAGGGGCTCGTAGCGAGCCAGCGTGTATATGAGAATGGTGAACATCAGGAGCGGCGTGACGACTGCCCAGCAGATGCGGTAGTACAAGGAGGTCTTGATGCCCAGCATGAACTGCACATCGCGACACAGCCGCTTCACTCCGTAGACCCAGCCGATGGCCACCAGCTCGAAAATGGCTAGCACCAGGGCCACAAAGGTGGCACCGTAGAAGTCCAACAGGTTGAGCACGAACTGTCCACCGGGCGTGATGTACAGCAGACCCAGCAGATAGCCAATCACGGCAATGGCCACCACAATCATCCAGTTCTTGATGTGCCCAAACTGATCCTTGATCACTGTGGTAAGACAGGAGGCCATGCCCACATTGCTGCCGATGCCGAGCACAAAGAGCATGAGGAAGAAGAGCACCGAGAACACCTGTGGCAGCACCTTGAACTTGGCTATCGCATCGGGATACGAGATAAAGGCCAGCCCCGGCCCCCCATTAACCACACTGGCAATATCCGTGGTGTTGTTCTCGTAGGCCAGGTTGCCCAGTATCCCAAAGATAATGACACCCGACAGCAGCGACGTGAAGGTGTCCAGGGTGGTGACAATGTTCGCGTCCCTGCGGATGAAATGATAAGCCTTGCGGTTGGTCCGACCCGTCTCAGGATGTCCGCACTCACCTGTAAATGTTGTGGCCGAAGCGATTGTACGAGGAATACATAATAATATTGCCGAAGCAAATGGCCAGAGAGAAGAAGACCTGCGTGACGGCCGCGTACCACACCTGggcctccagcagcttgtGCCACTGCGGCTTCAGGAAGTAGAGCACGCCGTCGAAGGCGCCGGGCAGGGTGAGGGCGCGTACCAGCAATATGAGCATCACCACGTAGGGGAAGAGGGCGAGGAAGTAGGACGCCTTGCCGGAGCTCTTCACACCCTTGAACATGATGCTGGCTATAATGACCCAGGCAatggccagagccaaagccaggcTCCAGCTGGGATACCCAATGCCGTCATCGATGCTCTCCTTCTCGCGCAGAATGATATTCCTGCGGGCAAAATGATGAATTGGGACGCTCTCGTGCACAGAGGCGTAACTCACGTAAAGTAAAACTCCGCCGAGGTGGTGCGAACGGTGGTCTGTGCCGCGTGGGTGCCACTCGCCTCCTGCGGTGCCGAGTCCAGGCAATTCGGACCCCATTCTGGACGGCAATAGCTCCACGGCAGCGTGGGGTAAAACGAGTCCACAAAGTAGCGCAGCGTCAGAGCCATTAGTGTGGCATAGTACGTTGTCACAATCCCCGTGGCCAGCACTTGACCGTAGCCAATGCctgaaaggagagagaaacatTATTCAGTTGTTTAGGGATTGATTCCTTATCGATAGCGACAGCTTCACACGGTTTTTGTTCACTCACCTCTCATAATCGGCGAAAAGTCGTAAACTTTAACGCTGCCACGACTGGAGAACTGTCCCAGCAGCATCTCCATGTAGTACACCGGCTTGCCCACCAATATGAGCACAATCAGATACGGAATGACAAAGGCGCCGCCACCGTTCTCCAGGGCAGTGAAGGGGAAGCGCCAGACGTTGCCCAGGCCCACGCTCAGGGCGATGCAGGACATGAGAAACTCAATATCATTGTTCCAGCTGGCGCGCTGTTTTCCCTGCTGCCCCTCACCCATCTCCACCTCGGGCTGGTTGTGTGCATCTCCTGTTCCTCCTGtttctgctcctgttgctgccgctgacgTTGCTGGATTTGGCTTGTTGCCATTTGTGAGATCTTTCGATTTGTACGCTCCAGGTATGGATATGTTCGAGGCATTCAGTGAGCCGACGAATGCCTGATTCACGaagccattgttgttgttgtttctgctctccattgcagctgcaaatcaatcaaaaatgcGGTTGAACTAACCTTCAACAAGCCGCCGTGACGTTGCCGGTGACTGACAAGGCTTTCAAATTAAGGTTAGCTCGATTGGTGGTCAAGTTTTGTGGCTTACTTCCCCAATTATGCTGTTAATGGATATGGAAAAAGAGCCAAGTGCGGTGCCCAGTGCCAAGCCACCCATCGAATACCGGTTTATGGTGGGGAGCTGCACTGCCTCTGGAAGTCACTGACCCACTGACTTAGACACTTACGTAATTCAAAACAATACAATCGAGGGGTGCCGCCGCATTGAGTCAGCGGAAACTGCATCGAACTGGTAAATGCAACGTGGACAAGCATTTGCAATTTGGCTGCCACCCTGTCAACAGGCCAAAACCAGTTTCTTGGCCCATTCAGGAAAAGGTCTCTTCATTGTCTGACTGACTTTTACCTAGGGCCCTCTGGCATTTGGACTCTGTGCATGGCAACTCATTAATTTAGGTGCATATTTGTTCATTCGTGGCCTTTGATGACTAAGTAATAGATTAATGAAAACCAATATATGGACACTTGCGAGGCTTTGCGAGACTACAAATGGAAGTGCTAGAGAAAGCAGGAAAACTGAGAGGTTCGATGAAGACCTCGGAGACTACTCGATAAGGCTTCGAGTGCTATTCCATTTGCTTAATCACTCAAGTGGCTTGAAGTATAGAAAGCTTGATTAATTATTACAACGCTATTGAAAACCAGTCTACAATATTGGCCTTGCTAGCACTGTAAAACAGGAAACATTCATGGTggtaaattgtaaattgccTGCGACCGTTCTCTGTAATTGACTGATATTGAAATAATGTGTGTCACTTATCAGCAGGTATGCCAGAAGCCGAAAGATTTCCCCGACCACAtacaaaaattccaaaagaTAATTTTGTTGGCATAATAAGATAAGATCCGACATCCAACAGCTTTCAGATAATTGAAGTCTTTGGTACGACAGATGCTAAGCAATCTAGTGCATGTATGCATACGTCATTCCCTATTTATCCACGATAAATATTTTGCGAAAGGGTGTAAACTCGTCGTCACTGGCTTACTTTTTGTGTTGCCATAGCTcgtctgtgtgttttgcgcatgcgcagctGCCTCAATGTTGTCTGATTGTTCTCGTAACTATTGGAAAGTGAAGGtgtatttgctgttgctgcaacaaagcGTTGCCTGGAAATGTCAGAGTAACGTGCAGCCTGCAATTATGCGACTCGACAACTTGGGCCCGGACAAAGACCCGATAGCAGCACCAACTAGCACGTTCCGCACCGCTTTGTGTGGCATTGGAGGTGTGATAAAGGCTGAGTGCCAGACATCGCCAGGCGGTTCTGAATgggtttttattattttatattggCAAGAgtcaattatttaattgcaccCGGCGCGCTTGCAGTTTCCTTTGTGCAAGCGCTCTCTGTTTATTGCATGAAAACCTGTCATAGATGATAAAATATTTAGCTCTAGTTATGCGATAGAAGATGAAAGTTTGTTTGGCTTGGTTTACGGTCGGTCTTATCTTGCAGTGAATATGTTGCCTGATTCTTCTTTCATTCCGTTTACGATATCTATAAAGATATCAAGAATATAACTTCTTTCTTCTGAATAAGATGGAATgatttgcttggctttttgttCATTCTATTAAACCCATCAGTCCTTGTTCGCTGTCAAAAGTACCGGCGATGACTTCACcttttatttaacaattataTGCATTAGCTGGTACTTTAATATTTGCTCTCATCTAACTCTATAACCATATgaaatgtgtaaataaatgtatgacCAGCCAGCTGTGGCTATACAAGACAATTAGATATGATTGTAGCGCgatcatacatacaaatgtacatatattctgttCAGGGCTTTGCGCACGCGACCACACCTGACACGTTTCTGCCACAGATCTGAATTTTATATGTTGTTTATCTGCGGGATCACAGTGTCAGTCAGACCATGGGATTTTTTGTTAAACTTTATTCTGCTATTGTTATtacattattttaaatttcttcaCTTTGCGACGATCACTTCTATATCGATGCTCAGTTTTTGGTCAGTTTTCATGTTCAGGTACACTTGTTTGTAGTTGTATAAATTGTATTCCTGGTcacaaataattatatttaattcagTTAAAATTCTGGTTTTTCTTTACAGCACGGTTCGAGTGTAAACAATTGATTGAGTTCCGCAAAACGATAAAGTACTCAGGCGAACTACCTCTCACCGCGAATGTCAAAAGCTCACTGAGGCAGGCTCTCAGGCCCAGCGGCGTTTGCACTCCGACTCACACTCGTAGACGgagccgaaaacaaaaaaagaagcaaaacaaacccacgaaaaacaacaacaaaaaccaaatcaaaaacgagaaaaaggTGTTTTTGGTTATTTGGGGGAGCCGGCGCTTGGACTTGACATAACCCAAGGTAggttaaaaatgaaaatacaatcATTACGAGTATGGGTAGTGCCTGCGCGTCGCACTTATGTAGGGGGCCATGCCTGTAGACGTGCCTGGGCACAAAGAAGGGAATGACATAACAGATTGCTTATAGATGTTTCAAGCTTTTGTTTAGCCCGTTTGAGAATTGTAATAAATTGCTTTGGCCggcctttgctttgttttaagTTTCGTAAATTATGCGCATCGCTGTTCgatgccaaaaacaatttacgcTGCTTGCACTCCGTTCCTTGCcctcagtctctgtctctgtctcaatCACTTATCGCTTCTCTGCGTCTGCACTTGCGCACGTGCTTTGAAATTAGTGCTCTCATCTGTTTTGCTCTCATTCTGCATTGCAATTCTCAACGTGCTGACGCATGCTCTCACCCTTGCTCTCGCTTTCTGTCTTGCATTTTCGCCGCAGCTTAGATTCGCTCTCATCGTAGGTGTTCTCTTCTCTCATCAATTCGCTCTCGTTTTGTCTTGCATATTCGCCTGAGCCGGTGCATGCTCTCCAGCTTTTATat from Drosophila subobscura isolate 14011-0131.10 chromosome E, UCBerk_Dsub_1.0, whole genome shotgun sequence includes the following:
- the LOC117890570 gene encoding sodium-dependent nutrient amino acid transporter 1 isoform X2 is translated as MESRNNNNNGFVNQAFVGSLNASNISIPGAYKSKDLTNGNKPNPATSAAATGAETGGTGDAHNQPEVEMGEGQQGKQRASWNNDIEFLMSCIALSVGLGNVWRFPFTALENGGGAFVIPYLIVLILVGKPVYYMEMLLGQFSSRGSVKVYDFSPIMRGIGYGQVLATGIVTTYYATLMALTLRYFVDSFYPTLPWSYCRPEWGPNCLDSAPQEASGTHAAQTTVRTTSAEFYFTNIILREKESIDDGIGYPSWSLALALAIAWVIIASIMFKGVKSSGKASYFLALFPYVVMLILLVRALTLPGAFDGVLYFLKPQWHKLLEAQVWYAAVTQVFFSLAICFGNIIMYSSYNRFGHNIYRDANIVTTLDTFTSLLSGVIIFGILGNLAYENNTTDIASVVNGGPGLAFISYPDAIAKFKVLPQVFSVLFFLMLFVLGIGSNVGMASCLTTVIKDQFGHIKNWMIVVAIAVIGYLLGLLYITPGGQFVLNLLDFYGATFVALVLAIFELVAIGWVYGVKRLCRDVQFMLGIKTSLYYRICWAVVTPLLMFTILIYTLARYEPLKYKDYTYQSGVYVFGWCLSAFGVGQVLFWAIPAVRRQPSNLSLCARIRKAFEPLPNWGPADPGTLKRYQLYVQEGQANAIFQRSSIWHKIYDNIFG
- the LOC117890570 gene encoding sodium-dependent nutrient amino acid transporter 1 isoform X1, which gives rise to MYISAMESRNNNNNGFVNQAFVGSLNASNISIPGAYKSKDLTNGNKPNPATSAAATGAETGGTGDAHNQPEVEMGEGQQGKQRASWNNDIEFLMSCIALSVGLGNVWRFPFTALENGGGAFVIPYLIVLILVGKPVYYMEMLLGQFSSRGSVKVYDFSPIMRGIGYGQVLATGIVTTYYATLMALTLRYFVDSFYPTLPWSYCRPEWGPNCLDSAPQEASGTHAAQTTVRTTSAEFYFTNIILREKESIDDGIGYPSWSLALALAIAWVIIASIMFKGVKSSGKASYFLALFPYVVMLILLVRALTLPGAFDGVLYFLKPQWHKLLEAQVWYAAVTQVFFSLAICFGNIIMYSSYNRFGHNIYRDANIVTTLDTFTSLLSGVIIFGILGNLAYENNTTDIASVVNGGPGLAFISYPDAIAKFKVLPQVFSVLFFLMLFVLGIGSNVGMASCLTTVIKDQFGHIKNWMIVVAIAVIGYLLGLLYITPGGQFVLNLLDFYGATFVALVLAIFELVAIGWVYGVKRLCRDVQFMLGIKTSLYYRICWAVVTPLLMFTILIYTLARYEPLKYKDYTYQSGVYVFGWCLSAFGVGQVLFWAIPAVRRQPSNLSLCARIRKAFEPLPNWGPADPGTLKRYQLYVQEGQANAIFQRSSIWHKIYDNIFG